In a single window of the Streptomyces sp. 846.5 genome:
- a CDS encoding peptidoglycan-binding domain-containing protein codes for MLKAVVIGCAAAAAVLVTAPSASATPAPINYHSSSCPTSLTDGEDDGCVVFLQQTLNTLGFGLSVDGQFGGNTLAAVKWAQTKAHLQDSSVGVDGQVGPVTKAWLDKFYEQTSLQPGPSNACSISLNPSPGSSAASATIAQINNSASCTGWLERSDNGGASWYQVSGQHTIGGPGQWVTTYDYSDSSTQLAKACVHYVGSGQNGTTCTIGF; via the coding sequence ATGCTCAAAGCCGTTGTCATCGGGTGCGCCGCTGCTGCAGCCGTGCTCGTCACGGCACCGTCCGCCTCAGCAACACCGGCTCCAATCAACTATCACAGCTCGTCCTGCCCCACCAGCCTCACTGACGGCGAGGACGACGGCTGTGTCGTCTTCCTGCAGCAGACGCTCAACACGCTGGGCTTCGGCCTGAGCGTCGACGGACAGTTCGGCGGCAACACCCTTGCGGCCGTGAAGTGGGCGCAGACCAAGGCGCATCTGCAGGACAGCTCGGTCGGCGTGGACGGCCAGGTCGGTCCGGTCACCAAGGCGTGGCTCGACAAGTTCTACGAGCAGACCTCACTGCAGCCCGGCCCCTCCAACGCGTGCTCGATCTCGCTGAACCCCTCCCCCGGGAGCAGTGCTGCCAGCGCGACCATCGCGCAGATCAACAACTCGGCGTCGTGCACCGGCTGGCTGGAGCGTTCCGACAACGGCGGCGCCTCCTGGTACCAGGTCTCCGGGCAGCACACCATCGGCGGGCCGGGCCAGTGGGTGACCACGTACGACTACTCCGACAGTTCCACCCAGCTCGCCAAGGCATGCGTGCACTACGTCGGCAGTGGCCAGAACGGCACCACGTGCACCATCGGCTTCTGA
- a CDS encoding peptidoglycan-binding protein has protein sequence MQVNRRTRATRITARLLGCALLAAVPALSGTATAHAATYSTSLSVLQQQCLALGERTSAADAGLGSFEIPSTQVSYGSTGVCVALVQTLLDDGAYVCTGSNYLAVDGQDGPATTKAVKCIQSWDKIQVDGQVGPETWSRIWWVN, from the coding sequence ATGCAGGTCAACCGCCGAACCCGTGCCACCCGCATCACAGCGCGTCTGCTGGGCTGCGCCCTCCTGGCGGCTGTGCCCGCCCTGAGCGGTACAGCCACCGCGCACGCCGCCACCTACAGCACCAGCCTGTCCGTACTCCAGCAGCAGTGCCTCGCCCTGGGCGAGCGGACCAGCGCCGCGGACGCCGGGCTCGGCTCGTTCGAGATTCCCAGCACCCAGGTCAGCTACGGATCCACCGGCGTGTGCGTCGCTCTGGTCCAGACGCTGCTCGACGACGGCGCGTACGTCTGCACCGGCTCGAACTACCTCGCCGTCGACGGACAGGACGGCCCCGCGACGACGAAGGCGGTCAAGTGCATCCAGTCCTGGGACAAGATCCAGGTCGACGGGCAGGTCGGCCCGGAGACCTGGTCCCGGATCTGGTGGGTCAACTGA
- a CDS encoding HAD family hydrolase, with protein sequence MATTAVIFDFFGTLTPSTPTEVWDAHAARSAAPLGIPARQWRTTLDASFTERVAGSLGDLTATFRTLAQRNTIDPSAEALAAACSARMAAQQELFVLRDDAVPTLTELRSRGLRLGVLSDCSAELAAAWSLLPVAGLVDARVLSCEEGRRKPDPELFHLIARRLGVDPQDCLYIGDGGGDELTGATNCGMRAFMLRADDWAVNDAHAREDDWTGPTLPTLTDVIPLTPL encoded by the coding sequence ATGGCCACCACCGCTGTCATTTTCGACTTCTTCGGGACCCTCACCCCGAGCACGCCGACCGAGGTCTGGGACGCCCACGCCGCGCGGAGCGCGGCCCCGCTCGGCATACCCGCCCGCCAGTGGCGCACGACCCTGGACGCCTCCTTCACCGAGCGGGTGGCCGGGAGCCTGGGCGATCTGACGGCGACGTTCCGCACCCTCGCCCAACGCAACACCATCGATCCGAGCGCCGAGGCCCTCGCCGCCGCCTGCTCCGCACGGATGGCAGCACAACAAGAACTGTTCGTCCTGCGTGACGACGCAGTCCCGACCCTGACCGAGTTGCGCTCCCGGGGACTGCGGCTGGGAGTGCTGAGCGACTGCTCCGCGGAACTGGCAGCAGCCTGGTCCCTGCTGCCGGTGGCCGGGCTGGTCGACGCACGAGTGCTCTCCTGCGAAGAGGGCCGACGCAAGCCCGACCCGGAGCTGTTCCACCTGATCGCACGCCGCCTCGGGGTCGACCCGCAGGACTGCCTCTACATCGGCGACGGTGGCGGCGACGAACTCACCGGCGCAACCAACTGCGGCATGCGGGCGTTCATGCTGCGGGCCGACGACTGGGCCGTGAACGACGCACACGCCCGCGAGGACGACTGGACCGGCCCAACCCTGCCCACACTGACCGACGTCATCCCCCTCACCCCGTTGTGA
- a CDS encoding putative Ig domain-containing protein, whose protein sequence is MTSVPPPRLPRLRSPRRRRLSRSTALFTLVGGCALLAGGPASASGTGALSPYLDCVTTNPQTGDVTAYYGYHNTTGTALTINVGENNQTFPVDAFQGQPTYFNQGTFAQAFTVTFDPKLFPSIAWILNGQEADASAASAACTGGVTTPATAVGLTGATLTGVVVPTGTGTGYSFSYGTTPALGTTTPVQDFGTGTQPLLVQQNLTGLFPGTTYYVRLDTTSDAVTTHGQVLSFTTTPTAPLVITTATLAAGAVHAHYAVTLACSGGLKPYTWTITAGRLPAGLTLNPTTGAITGTPTAKGTSTFTVKLSSAGAPRAVPVSRQYHLTIAAAKAN, encoded by the coding sequence ATGACGTCCGTTCCACCGCCGCGCTTACCCCGACTCCGTTCGCCCCGCCGCCGGCGGCTGTCCCGCAGCACGGCCCTGTTCACGCTCGTGGGCGGCTGCGCCCTGCTGGCCGGCGGCCCGGCCTCGGCCTCCGGGACCGGGGCACTGAGCCCGTACCTGGACTGCGTCACCACCAACCCGCAGACCGGTGACGTCACCGCTTACTACGGCTACCACAACACCACCGGCACCGCGTTGACCATCAACGTCGGCGAGAACAACCAGACCTTTCCCGTCGACGCGTTCCAGGGGCAGCCGACCTACTTCAACCAGGGCACTTTCGCGCAGGCCTTCACCGTCACCTTCGACCCGAAGCTGTTCCCCAGCATCGCGTGGATACTCAACGGGCAGGAGGCCGACGCTTCCGCCGCGTCCGCGGCCTGCACCGGCGGGGTCACCACCCCGGCCACCGCCGTCGGCCTGACCGGGGCCACCCTGACCGGTGTGGTCGTGCCCACCGGCACCGGCACCGGCTACTCCTTCTCCTACGGCACCACCCCGGCCCTGGGAACGACCACCCCGGTCCAGGACTTCGGCACCGGCACTCAGCCGCTGCTGGTGCAGCAGAACCTGACCGGACTGTTCCCGGGAACCACCTACTACGTCCGCCTGGACACGACCAGCGACGCCGTCACCACCCACGGCCAGGTCCTCAGCTTCACGACCACCCCGACCGCACCGCTGGTCATCACCACGGCGACGCTGGCCGCCGGCGCCGTCCACGCCCACTACGCCGTCACCCTGGCATGCAGTGGGGGCCTGAAGCCGTACACCTGGACCATCACCGCGGGCCGGCTCCCCGCCGGACTCACCCTGAACCCGACGACCGGCGCGATCACCGGAACCCCGACGGCCAAGGGCACCAGCACCTTCACCGTCAAGCTGTCCTCAGCCGGCGCACCCCGCGCAGTGCCGGTCAGCAGGCAGTACCACCTCACCATCGCCGCAGCCAAGGCGAACTGA
- a CDS encoding helix-turn-helix transcriptional regulator, which yields MSTHVPDEARVIPLRPQTSPPPSATATRAQQRPAGTPTPRAPLWRDLVGGVLRRERLSQERTLKDVAEAARISMPYLSELERGRKEASSEVLAAAAGALGLGLGDLLSLAQDELARPTRARVGRGRTSPYDGLCLAA from the coding sequence GTGAGTACTCATGTGCCGGACGAAGCCCGGGTCATTCCCCTGCGCCCGCAGACTTCGCCGCCCCCTTCCGCAACGGCGACCCGCGCCCAGCAGCGCCCGGCGGGAACCCCGACGCCGCGGGCACCCCTGTGGCGCGACCTGGTCGGCGGCGTGCTGCGGCGTGAACGGCTCTCCCAGGAGCGCACGCTGAAGGATGTCGCGGAGGCGGCCCGGATCTCGATGCCGTACCTGTCGGAGCTGGAGCGCGGACGCAAGGAGGCCTCCTCCGAGGTGCTCGCGGCCGCAGCCGGGGCCCTCGGCCTGGGCCTGGGCGACCTGCTCTCACTGGCCCAGGACGAGCTGGCGCGGCCCACCCGCGCCCGGGTGGGCCGCGGCCGCACCTCGCCGTACGACGGGCTCTGCCTGGCAGCCTGA
- a CDS encoding ATP-dependent Clp protease proteolytic subunit — MGSYTVPYVVERTAQGERSYDVFSRLLSERIVFLGTEIDDGVANVVIAQLLHLEAESPEREISIYLNSPGGSYTSLMAIYDTMSFVQAPISTFCVGQAASTAAVLLAGGDPGRRFVLQHARVLLGQPASAGRQGTVSDLSLAAKEMARIRSQVEQILSRHTHHEVATLRADMDRDKILTAEEAVAYGLADEVLSRRLAFL, encoded by the coding sequence ATGGGCTCGTACACGGTTCCCTACGTCGTCGAACGCACCGCGCAGGGCGAGCGGTCCTACGACGTCTTCAGCCGGCTGCTGAGCGAGCGGATCGTCTTCCTCGGCACCGAGATCGACGACGGGGTCGCCAACGTCGTCATCGCGCAACTCCTGCACCTGGAGGCGGAGAGCCCGGAACGCGAGATCTCGATCTACCTCAACTCGCCCGGGGGTTCCTACACCTCGCTGATGGCGATCTACGACACGATGTCGTTCGTGCAGGCGCCGATCTCCACCTTCTGCGTCGGCCAGGCCGCGTCGACGGCGGCCGTGCTGCTGGCCGGCGGAGATCCCGGGCGACGGTTCGTGCTCCAGCACGCGCGGGTGCTGCTCGGCCAGCCGGCCAGCGCCGGCCGGCAGGGCACGGTCTCCGACCTCAGCCTGGCGGCCAAGGAAATGGCCCGCATCCGCTCCCAGGTCGAGCAGATCCTGTCCCGGCACACGCACCACGAGGTGGCGACGCTTCGCGCGGACATGGACCGGGACAAGATCCTCACCGCCGAGGAGGCCGTCGCGTACGGCCTCGCCGACGAGGTCCTGAGCCGACGCCTCGCGTTCCTCTGA
- a CDS encoding ATP-dependent Clp protease proteolytic subunit produces the protein MTPWTSPPPRAEDGDTQPSRFDDHLAAQLLAQRIIVLGTQVDEVSANRVCAQLLLLSAEDPRTDISLYVNSPGGSVSAGLAVYDTMRLIPNDVSTLAMGFAASMGQFLLTVGSAGKRFALPNARIMMHQPSAGIGGTVADVEIQAENLEFTKKAIERITAEHTGQTVETIARDGDRDRWFTAEQAKEYGMVDRVVESVADIRPASSRRRMGL, from the coding sequence ATGACTCCATGGACCTCGCCGCCGCCCCGTGCGGAGGACGGCGACACACAGCCCAGCCGCTTCGACGACCATCTCGCCGCGCAGTTGCTCGCCCAGCGGATCATCGTCCTGGGCACGCAGGTCGACGAGGTGTCGGCCAACCGCGTCTGCGCGCAGCTGCTGCTGCTCTCGGCGGAGGACCCGCGCACCGACATCAGCCTGTACGTCAACAGCCCCGGCGGGTCGGTCAGCGCGGGTCTGGCCGTCTACGACACCATGCGGCTCATCCCGAACGACGTCTCGACGCTGGCGATGGGCTTCGCAGCCAGCATGGGCCAGTTCCTGCTGACCGTGGGTTCGGCGGGCAAGCGTTTCGCGCTGCCGAACGCGCGGATCATGATGCACCAGCCCTCGGCGGGCATCGGCGGCACCGTCGCGGACGTCGAGATCCAGGCTGAGAACCTCGAGTTCACCAAGAAGGCCATCGAGCGGATCACGGCCGAGCACACCGGACAGACCGTGGAGACGATCGCGCGCGACGGCGACCGGGACCGCTGGTTCACGGCCGAGCAGGCCAAGGAGTACGGGATGGTGGACCGGGTGGTGGAGTCGGTCGCCGACATCCGCCCGGCCTCCTCGCGTCGACGGATGGGGCTGTGA